In bacterium, the DNA window GATTCGCGCGTGGTGCAGGTGATGGCCGATGTGGCCCCGCCCGCCGCCGGCCCCTGGAGCGAGCAGGCCTGCGACCAGCCACTGGCCATCCAGGTGCTGGTAAGCGGTCGCCGGCTGATCGATGCGGGCGCCGGCCGGGTCATCGCGGCGGCCTCCACGGCCCAGGTCGGCGAGGGCGGCCACGGCCGGATCCTGAACGGATTTCCCGCCCGGGTGCTGGGCGCGCGCCTGGTGGACGCCCAGGCTCCCATAGACGCCCAGCGGCACGAGGCGCAGGGGGCGGTGTGGCTCGACCTGGCGCATCACGGCTGGATGCGCCGCCATGGCCTGATGCATCAGCGACGGCTGTATCTGGACGTGGACGCGGGCGAACTGCGCGGCGAGGACCGGCTGACCCCCACCGCCAAGGCGCAGGGTCCGGACGGCCGCCACTTCGTCCCCTTCGCCATCCGATTCCCGCTGCACCCCGGCGTGCAGGCCCTGGTTTCGCAGGATCGCCGTAGCGTGCTGCTGCGTCCGGCCGGGGCGACGGAAGGATGGATCCTGCGCAACGACAGCCTGGACATCTCGCTCGAGCCCCTGCCGGGCGGCCGG includes these proteins:
- a CDS encoding heparinase II/III family protein, coding for GPAGRRLLDRALTRLGRALDVTVGPDGGHASRRPDQALELLFDLQTLDEALVQRGMAAPDGVQRAIDRLAATVRFFTLADGSLATFQGGRARAPAYVAAARAQDETGDRPTAKDCGGYQRMDSRVVQVMADVAPPAAGPWSEQACDQPLAIQVLVSGRRLIDAGAGRVIAAASTAQVGEGGHGRILNGFPARVLGARLVDAQAPIDAQRHEAQGAVWLDLAHHGWMRRHGLMHQRRLYLDVDAGELRGEDRLTPTAKAQGPDGRHFVPFAIRFPLHPGVQALVSQDRRSVLLRPAGATEGWILRNDSLDISLEPLPGGRRPGLQLVMHGQRRADSGARVRWKLAAARQQIDGPRPAA